GCTCCTACAATCTCCAGTAACAAACCTTCCACCCTCAACAACTACTACATGGGAACAAGCTTTGTCTGTGCTTCCCTTGGCACGGAGTGCCATTATGAGTACTGTAACATCTCgaaaaatcatgtccaatataatatcgacacgtgtcatgagctttaaacgtgtaaaagattacttatgagggactaaagttgacaaacggagAATGTACATGTGTAtgaggattcaaagtgtcaacaatggataaatatacctttcaataaccctacacgacgtttatacccttaaacgaatgaattatgaatcatacgaagctaattgtgaaagaaagtgagagattacaaaccacaggggttaaatgtgtcaacatgtttaatttatacctctgagtgaccttttagcgaacccgaagcattgtAACGATTAACTATGCTCACTAGattaagtgataaaaatttcacaaggtttcgataacgtatgagaaagttatgctaacattcgtatatgaggggttaaaagagtcaacgttgaaatttaaggcttttcggatgATCATAAagctaaccgaggacttaacgaaGTTTGGATATGTCTTGgagcccttaaaagtcaagttagagGGTTAAATATGCAAAATAGGAAGTTAAAACCACATTTAAAAGGACCAGGGGCCAAACATGCAATTTCTGAAACTTTTTAACCTGAAGCCGGGGaccataccggccgcgtaagagTTTAAAGTCTTTTACACGGGCTGTGTAGTACCTACAGCGAAGAAAAAACAGGACAGGTGCCTGTAAAAGCTGTGTAACCGACTTAGATGCCTTGTTTTACATACCAGGGACTGCCCCAATGGTATTACATGCAATAGGGACACTTGTTATGCATCAGGGATCATGCATAGACTTGTTTGTCTTGATCTTGATGAATTAAAACCCCTATATAAGAACTTCAAAATTGCAACATTTTGACACTCACTTGCAAATATTCATAACTCAACTTCTGGAGTCTCCTGGAGCTCAAGAGCTTTTCCTAAAGAtcattagtcgtgcataggacttcagtaagtgtctTTAACCTCTCTTAATTccgttttattagtttaatggcctaaagtcaaacccgtcgtaattaaggtttgacttagtgattaatcactaatggtccagtcaattcTCAAATTAAGAGTAGctttgagttggtaattatgtgggtaatatactctatgattcccactctaagtaggtcaattctcgggtcaaacttgattttaaaaagtcaacagaaagcaaattttcaattaaacacataattaacaatttagaagccatgcaacctgttttataattcatataacttggtaattaatgtaagaacatgtctaaacatgttcaacccgacaattttcagtctaagctcggttcggaaccgaaagtcgcataagtagacttttgctttgactttcagttatgACCCATTATAGCatattttagaaatgccttagagttttattaggaccaggttacatgttagtataaccctctgtgattatacaacttggttcattagttatccgattcatatgcatgttttcgttatatgcctaaatgttgaccgttatgcccttttgaccttaaaacgatatttttgaaaatgtgaaagaatagaaacctttattactgatttataaacttgccctaaaaatttgacatcagtttgaggtctagattaggagttatgctcaatagcgtaattagaaagctttttactaattaaacggcgtaattagcataaagcctatctaaacccaatttttaataccaaactttttacccacttatataaaataatattttgggatttttgaagatttttatttatttttaggctgagcataacatagggttctagcttaATTCgttaattgtcggttttgcccttttggcctataaaatgagttttacacaacattttgacaccaaaccttttgctaccgATTTTATAtgatattttgaactttataaactgaccaaaaactcagatttcctgttttaacccgaaaatcgcttaaaaccgacttttacgcgttttaagcgcatagcatgagttaaaaccatttttatcatataaaactTAGTatctactgatatttttagtaaatttttatactttaacagtaagcaaaagctTTAAACTCAgattccagatttgaccttttaagcttatgtgaaattaccaaaatgcacaaaatgttggtaataagcttcttttctctctctctctagctgGCGATTTCGTTTCCTGCCATGAAATCCTGGATTTCTTCGTGATTTGGATGCATAACAGTCTGTGATCAGGTATTGATTCGTCAATCATCTGTAACGAACTTGTTAGCATCTTCTGATCGGTTGCAATCTTGGTTTTTCTTTTGCTTTTCATCGCCGGCCCTAAGTTAAGTGTCTGATCAGGTTGAATAGCGTCTTGGGTCTTTCGATCCTACTGGTTAGACAGTAACCTTGATTGATCGGATTCTCTATTTGATCTTGTGACGATATTTAGATTAGGGTTTTGCTAGATTAGGGTTTTCAGGTTTCTGTGTTTTGGTCTCTGGTTCGTGTGTTTCCCTGCATGGTTAGTTGTCTGATGCGTTAATGGAGAGAGGTGTTTGTTCTGAAGGGGTGGGCAACCCCATATTTGATAATATACGAATTCCACATCTTGATGAGTTGAAGGCAGGTGACGAGTCGTCTCCTGGGAGTACTCCTGGGACGGCTCCTGTTCGAGGAATTAGTTTGAAGGTTACCAACATTGAAGGCAATACTCTTTTTCCGAGAAGGGGGTTGTATTCTACCAATAATGTTTCAATTCTGGATGGATTGGCGGCTATGTCTAAACCGGTAACTGTTGATGGTTCAAGTTCGACGTATGCAGATAGGGTTAAGATTGACAGTACGATGAAGCGTGAAGTCAATTTCGGGAAGCTAGATAACAATGAGGTGATAAAGGATGCTGATGTTGTGATTCCTAGAGAGGTGATTCGCAAGGTTCAGGAGAAATTTGACAATGTTCTTTATGGATATTTTCTAGGTAATCGCTTACCTTATCCTGTGGTTGAATATTATGCTAAGAATGTGTGGGCGAAATTTGGGTTTGCAAAAATTATGATGAACTCGGATggctttttcttcttcaagtttgatacCAAAGAGGGGATGACAAAAGTTTTGGAGGGTGGACCCTGGCTCATTAGAAAAGTTCCGTTGTTTTTGAATGTTTGGTCTCCGTCTGTGAGTCTAAAAAAAGAGGGTATTAAGTCGATTCCGGTTTGGGTGAAGCTGCATAATGTTCCTATCTCAGTCTACACGGATGATGGGCTGAGTTTATTAGCTTCTAAAATTGGGACTCCGAAAAGGCTTGATAGTTACACGGCCGATATGTATGCTGAGAATTGGGGGAGGAGTAGTTTTGCTCGTGCTTTAATTGAAGTGAATGCTGATAATGAGCTAAAGGATCATATAATAGTGGCAATACCGAAGTTAGAGGAAGACGGGTATATTACGGAAACAATCAACGTGGAGTATGAATGGAAGCCACATCGGTGTTCGGTATGTTGTGTTTTTGGTCATAGTGATCTTACTTGTGGCAAGAATGTGAACAATAAAAAGAAACAAGTGGTAGTGGATGAGGACGGGTTTGTTACGGATAAGAGGAAGACGGTTAGAGTTGGTAATATTCAAAAGAAGCAAAAAGCTAGGTTCATATACAAGCCGAAAGGTAACAAAGCAGGTCCAAGTACATCGGGCACAAAGGAGGGTAAAATAGAAAATGCTGGTCCAACTTCTTCAGGCACAAAAGGGTCGGGTACGTTCAATGTAAAAACTTCGAATGCTTTTGATGTCCTTGATTCAGCAGAAGGGGATGGGTATGAGCGTAGACCGGGTAACATACATAACAAGGATGACAAAGGTGGTAATACGGTGCATGGAATAGATGAGATTCTAGATGAGATACCGACGGAAATGGGTAAGTTTATGTCGAATGATCAACATGTTAACTTTTCtgaaggggcaagcactcccggtgtGACGGGTTTTAATGGGTAGCTTAATGACTTGGAATATTAGGGGCTTGAACCGGCCTCTGAAACAAAGTGAGGTTCGTACTATTGTTGCGGAAAATAAGTTAGAGTTATGTGCTATCCTTGAGTCGCATGTGAATGTTGGGAATCTGGCTAAAGTCTGTAAGTTTGTGTTTCGGAATTGGAACTGGACTTCGAATGGGGGTGTATGCAGCCGTGGTACAAGAATCATTTTGGGATGGAATGCGGATAATCTAGATGTTATGGTCCTTCATCAATCGGATCAAATTATGCATACTCAGGTTATATTTAAGGCTACCAAGAGAGTTcttttttgttcttttgtttatGCGGAGAACAAGTATGTAGATCGAAGATCGCTTTGGGCTGATTTAAGTAAACATAAGATGTTTTGTCGTGATAAACCATGGGTGGTGATGGGAGACTTTAATTCAGCTCTCAATGCTGAAGATTCGTTATGTGGGGTGTCTAAGCAATCGATTGGCATGCGGGAATTTCAGGATTGTATCCAACAAActgagttgatggatataaatgCACATGGGCTGCAATATACCTGGACTCAAAAGCCTAAGAGTGGAGTTGGCTTGTTGAAAAAGATAGATCGTATAATGGGTAATATTACGTTTTTGGACCAGTTTCCTTCTGCTTATGCGATATTTCATCCGTTTCGAGTTTCGGATCACACGCCTTGCATATTAAAAATTCTCGGATCTAGTGGTTTTCGGCCAAAGCCTTTTAAGTTTCCAAATTTTATTGCCACCAAACCAGAATTTAAGGAGATTGTCAAACTTGAATGGACGAAGACGGTGGAGGGTATTGCTATGCTTTCGGTTGTAAAAAAGTTGAAGAACTTAAAACCGAGGTTGAGAAAGCTATTATTTAATCAGGGAAACTTGCATGAGAAAGTCAATAATCTGAGGAAGGAGCTAGATGAGATTCAAGGTCAGGTTGATAGTAACCCGTGGAGTGGCCAGCTGCGTCAACGGGAAGCGAAATGCCTTAAAGAGTTTCATACAGCTGCTTATGACGAGGAATGTTTTTTGAAACAGAAGTCTAAGGTAGAATGGCTTTGCGCAGGGGATTCgaacacaaaatattttcatAACATTGTAAAATCTAGGAATGCTAGAGCAAGGATTTACAGTGTTACGGATCTTATGGGTGTTAGACATGAAGGAGAAAGTGTGGCTGATGCTATGGTTCTTCATTACTCAAGTTTTTTAGGCATGGAACATCCGGTCGAGACAACGAACATGGGAAACTTATTTTCGAATGTGCTTAGTAATGAAGATGCGGAGAATATGATTCGGCCAGTTACGTCTGATGAGGTCAAGAATGCTATGTTTAGTATTGGGGAGGACAAGGCCCCTGGTCCGGATGGGTATACGTCGAGTTTTTTCAAGAAAGCATGGGAGATTGTAGGGAATGAAGTTACTAATGCGGTTCTCCAGTTTTTTGAAAACGGTAAACTTCTTAAACAGATTAATCATACTATTCTTGCTTTGCTCCCGAAAAAAGACATTCCGGATTCGGTGTTGGACTATCGACCGATATCATGTTGCAATGTTTTGTACAAATGTATAAGAAAAATCATTACTGATCGTTTGAAAGGGAGCTTGGGATCTCTTGTTAGTGTTAACCAATCAGCCTTTGTGCCGGGTCGGAAGATTTCGGATAATATCCTCCTTACGCAGGAATTGATGCACAATTATCATTTGAATAGGGGCCCGTCCAGGTGTGCTTTTAAGATAGATATTCAGAAAGCATATGACACGGTCAACTGGAATTTTTTGGAGAATGTGCTGGTTCGGTTTGGGTTTCATCATAAAATGGTGAAATGGATCATGACGTGCGTGTCCACGGTCTCGTACTCGTTATGCATTAATGGTAGTCTGCATGGTTATTTCAGGGGTAAGCGGGGCTTAAGGCAAGGTGATCCTATGTCACCTTACTTATTTACGCTAGTTATGGAGGTTCTATCGCTTTTGCTTAAGCGAGCTGCTAGTATGCCATTTAAATATCATGCTCAATGTGCTAAGGAGAAGATAATTAATTTGTCGTTTGCTGATGATTTATTTATCTTTGTGCATGGTGATGTGGTTTCTGTGAAGAAAGTAAAAGAAGCGCTGGAGACTTTTACTAACATTTCAGGTCTTGCACCTAGTCCAGCTAAGAGTACGGTGTTCTTTTGCAATGTGCCTCTTGCGGTACGGCAGGAAATTCTGAATATTATGCCTTATCAGGAGGGTATCCTTCCTGTTCGCTATCTTGGGGTTCCTCTGATTTCAACAAGACTTTTATATAAAGACTGCACGATTCTGATTGAACGTATGGAAAATAAGATTGTTAATTGGGCAACCAAAGCTTTATCGTTTGCTGGTAGGTTACAGCTTATTAATTCGGTCCTCTCATCGATGCATATCTATTGGGCTTCAGTGTTCATTATTCCGACTAGGGTCATTAATGAGCTTGAAAAACGGATTCGCAGATTTTTGTGGAATGCGGGATCGGAGGGTAGAGTTCGTGCTAAGGTGGCTTGGAATGATGTGTGTTTGCCGAAGAATGAGGGTGGATTGGGCATAAGAAGCATTGCTGATGTCAATAAATCGCTCATGGCAAACCATATTTGGAGTATTATCACGAAGCGGGATTCTATTTGGGTGCGTTGGATTCACGACTATAAGCTTAAAGGACGAAATTTTTGGGATGTTCCGTGCCGTGGGAGTATCAGTTGGGGATGGCGTAAGATCTTATCTATTCGTCATATCATTCGGCCTCACATTTGGTCGTCTATTCAGAGTGGGTCTCAAACAAATGTTTGGAGTGATATGTGGTGCTCGCTAAGTCCGCTTAGTTCCTTTATAACGCCTCGGGCCATTGCTAATGCAGGTTTTTCGTTACAATCTACGGTTGCAGACGTTATTGACCAAAATGGGAATTGGAAGTGGCCGCAAGCGTGGTTGGACCTGTTTCCGGTATTATTTACGATTTCGGTTCCGAATATTGTCCCTAATTCTTTTGATCGTTTGGTGTGGAAAGGTTTGGATGGGAAAATTGGTGAGTTCCAATCGGCTCAGGTGTGGAACACAATTCGGAATAGGGAGAATCAGGCGATGTGGGCGAACATGATTTGGTTTTCTCAATGTATACCGAGGCACTCTTTTCATTTGTGGCTAGCGTTTCGGAATAAATTAAAAACTCAGGACCGGTTGACAGCTTGGGAAGCAGGGAGCCTTACGAATTTAAATTTGATGTGTTGTCCGCTATGTTACTCGGACCGTGATAGTCGGGATCATTTATTCTTCAGATGCTTTTTTGCGGAGCATGTGTGGAGTAATATCAAGATGCTAGGTCAGTTGAGAAGCGTAAACAATACGTGGGAATCGATTTTAGGTTGGGTGGAACATCATTCAAGCTCTAAACAAGCGGATCATGTCATTTGTAAGTTGTTGATTGCGGCATCGGCGTACTACATATGGCAAGAGAGGAATAACAGAATGTTTAAAAATCTTAAAAGAACGGAAGCCCAAGTTGTTGAGGTGATAAAGAACACGGTTCGAATGCGTCTCATGGGATTCAGGTTTCGATTGGAGTCAACTAAGAAAAGGATTTTCAAGTTGTGGAAGATTGAAGAGAATGAGAATAATGTAGCGAAGCCAGGCTAGCGTAGTTTTGTTTGTGTCTAGCTTTCGTTGGTTGTGTTTTTTATGGTTGTCTTTGTTTTGGTCGTTTGTTTGGTTGTTGTCTTGTTTGCCTAGGCTTGGTCTGTCAAGTCTAGATGGTGTGTCGTTTTGATACACCCTTGTACTTAATcagttatttataaaattcatcggggtaaccctttacccaaaaagaaattaccaaaatgcccctacagtgtatagtttggttataaatgataaatttcacatatatgcaataccctactgatataacctattaaattacatatttttgctgattatatcagacctgaaactcagatgaatatttaaactcttttataggctttaaaatgaccaaaatacccctacgcggcataaattgagtttaaattcgttttgggcataatggaaggtatcctactgatatcacaacatatttaaggcatattaacttgggAAACCttttcatgactcatttggttacccgttacgcacttttcgcgttcggtgcggtttatgtaactaggcTGCATAAATtagctgaaacgggtcaaaccttatcatttttatctcaaaatccagaatgtgtttagtttacccatattaaacaagtatacaagcttgtcgggtctaaaccacattctaatctggtcttcgcttaatcgtgcgttttgaaccgtatatcttcctttaaaactaaccagtctaagtctaggcttaattaagacccgttaggaatctaataggttattaaaacctttgttccagattaggagcccggtaaaagctacttgcactcgctgtttgtgatttatacttgctcaggtaaacactcttaacttattttccctatacgggcttgggatacggtattataataataccgcttggtcgggtgtgtagtcatttaaatcggattgtgattaatgtatttacataacccgtttcaatctgtattatttggtgtatggcctttgggggttaaatgaccatgtcccggatatccttggcatcattcattgaaatggccacgacctaagcacgagGGTAGGTATACACCTGGcagttgcatatgtaaaaactggtaaccCACTTAGAGGAaccaaccttgtgggcattatacctgtggcgtgttaGTTAATCTTGTCTGGCTCTTCTAACCGACCCTGACAGATGACagataagtaaaactgtatacgagattatttttaaataattgtcccaagttataaaagatattttgtgccttatgcatttaaaccaattttcttaaactcttttcaaaatgagtcggttaattgtacttaccagtgtaaactgacgtattttcccagaaaggctaagtgcaggtactatacggaataggctggctactccttgCATCATTAACcaagtcttgcaagctttagatgttaaagtctgATGAACAATGATCTTTTTatctttcgatccgcctgtggatcctttatagtccgtttgtaatactttgatattactatttatttggtttgtaatgtgattcatcttttgcttccgatgtgcattgaattgtgttgtttgactatgatgatatcaactacgtcacgatactccccaccgggcccaccggtaacacgtggaaatatcggggtgtgacaggttggtatcagagccaacactgagtgaattaaacactagccttttgtgtttaatctcagttacgcAATTGTACATTCCTCGactttcgagtctagacaaagaacttaggaccAATCCTAATTCGTTTTATTTTGTCCTTTATATATTTCCTTTGTTGTTATCTTTGTTTATGTTGACATGATCAACCATGCCACCAAGATTCAGGAGGGGAAGAGGAAAGGCACCAATCACAGGCCACGACCATGATTCCAGGCCATCACACAGACGAACCCCATCTATCACTATGAGTACAAGTCCACAGGAAGCTTGGAGGACTTATATAGAGCCAGCGAGGCGAACTGTCTCGCTAAGTTCGTCGCCATCTTATCACCATTCTTTCGGGCCCCAAtctgaaaatgagccccacaactcaCACCATTCTTTCATCCATCTCCAAAGATCCAACTCTCACCATTCCTTCAATAACCCAACACCTTActttcagagccggttcaaccctgCAAACCTCAttgaagaaccagtgggttttatCCCGTTGGGACccgaagaccacttctctggcgACCATGCGATGGACATGGATGAAGACACCGATCCCGTCGAACCTCCAACCGGGATGCCTACTCACCCCATCGAGATCTtagatgggtcatccttccatggatcaccttaccATGGTCcagacagctaccaggcgagatTTGCCCAATATGATTGGGTATTTACTCCTTCTTACCACTCCTCGCCTcatcagcagcaggatccctccgaggattctcGTTTTGTGGCGGtcactccaccgccaccaccacagtTCAgtagccgcctccggagccaccgaggcgaagaagatcaaacgcacggatgtccgtgcaagGAGGAGTGCATATCAGCACCCCTCAACCTTCGagtggcagccactacccgccacctCATGAAGATCCGCAGATGAGTGGGCCTTCAAACCCCGTCTCGGAGGTAGACTCCGAGCCTGTCGCACCACCACcgttgggttttgataacccaattcctgcatacgccggttcagcggcgtacaATCCTTTTAAGCAGCCGGCCCATACCAACTACAACTATGCGGAGGTTGACCCATACCAGGTagcatgggactacaatgctctCCACCCTGAGGGGCCCTATGGAGCTCCCTGGGGAGTTGGATACCCAGCTTATGGGTACCAAcaaccgccacctcctcaacctccacatcagcagccgccgcagccgcaattGATACCACCAGAGCGACAATAGGAGGTTCTAGAAAGGTTGAGCGAGGTTGAGCGGGAGGTCTAAGAAGAACGTAGGAACAACCGCGGATTCTTCAAAGGTTTGGCAAACCTAATCAAGGGGAAGACCAAGAGAAGGGATTTTTGAAGatccttgtttatttatttatgttgtaatTTACTTGctttaatcaagtccctgcgtggatatCTGTTTCTGtattcagtccctgcgaggacttgtctTTTTAGTTTAGCCCCTGCGTTGGTATGTTATttctgtttagcccctgcgtgggtgaGTTATTTCCCttcaagtcccgtttagggcaagcaTGTACTTCTTGATTTTTGTAGTGGAATGgttaaatttaaattttcatttttgtTAATGATGTGCATAaacataaaatatgaaataaataaaaattgtcattccttttataagatctgTCACTAATAAATATCAAAAtttaaaaaggacaagacctagcccatgtgtcattttaagatagggccaagatggtagttcctcaattagattcagatccttgttaacatctcaatttaaAATTACTCTGCGTTAAATATtgaaaagaatcttaaaggtaaaacctagcctatatgtcatttcagacatggccaagatggtaaaacctattcaaaaaattcaaatccttgttaacgtctgaaaacatgttaacactcttggcaaaatgtgattcgataaaatcgcataagtcatcCTTAAATTGGGTTTATTCTAATTTCtcttatttatataatcatccattagtgatgaggTGCCTACAGGCCATAATTAATGTCCTTTGAGACTAAGGACAGTGgtggtctacgactccctgtcaagaaaaggtaatgaattTTGATTCAAGCTTTAATGCCTCGATTCTATAAAATCCtggcttataaattaaatttgtccctgtgacttggccttttgtgctattatttaaTTATAATTAAGGATTATTATGATAAAGATCCGGAAtaaatatatttaacaaattaaccaatatggttattaataccatggttaataaatcatcaagAATGATAGTACTGTTATAAACTTCTAAATAAACCTTGTCATTatttttatgtagcaattaagctacatggctgggtcggagGATGTTAACAGTCATCCCCTGGAAAACCATGAGAATACCAGGATCAATATAACCAAAAAAGAGCTCCGAACACTGATTGATACAGCTGTATCAAAATCCGTGGATAGGCAATTCAAGGAATCTAGTGGGACGCACAGTAAGACCTCATTAGTACCCTACTCTAGATCTCACCCTAAGACACAATctgaggctcatagcaagccaccctctacACATCATGAGCCCAAGAAAGAGGATGTTCAGCATTCCTTGAAtcaacacagtgttccatccaaaAAGATAGTATTTGATCGTGAACAACGTACAAAGTCCTATacttataaatattttgtctcctgcaaacccagggatttcacCGGGGAGAAAGGAGCTATTGActgtatgacatggttggatgagatggataatgtggttgatatcagcggttgtgctgatagggatgttgtgaagcttacctcaccagtttcaataccCTGTCCCAATTGGTTCCGTATCTGGGAATAACGGAACCCAAGCGAATagctcgattcattgggggtttagcccaaGAGATCAAGGCCAGTGTCAAGGCATCTAGACCTACTACTTTTAGGTCAGCAGCTGACCTATCTTTATCCCTTACCTTTGATGCGGTCAGGCTAAGATCGCTTAAGAATTCGGAAGAAGgtaagagaaaacgtgaggac
Above is a window of Helianthus annuus cultivar XRQ/B chromosome 14, HanXRQr2.0-SUNRISE, whole genome shotgun sequence DNA encoding:
- the LOC110926691 gene encoding leucine-rich repeat extensin-like protein 5, with amino-acid sequence MDMDEDTDPVEPPTGMPTHPIEILDGSSFHGSPYHGPDSYQARFAQYDWVFTPSYHSSPHQQQDPSEDSRFVAVTPPPPPQFTAYNPFKQPAHTNYNYAEVDPYQVAWDYNALHPEGPYGAPWGVGYPAYGYQQPPPPQPPHQQPPQPQLIPPERQ